In the genome of Drosophila yakuba strain Tai18E2 chromosome 3R, Prin_Dyak_Tai18E2_2.1, whole genome shotgun sequence, one region contains:
- the LOC6537394 gene encoding probable serine/threonine-protein kinase MARK-C isoform X1: MVELEEHKSGTAASAANASNNNNNNHPRGSGDSGIRSSSGISCSNTDNSCSQSQSDGQNELTRYSSEDVSGNESSEAPNMTEMERQAELNRHKEEMQKKRRKKRISSSLHSSTFQELYKLTGEILGEGAYASVQTCVNIYTDLEYAVKVIDKIPGHARARVFREVETFHHCQGHLGILQLIEFFEDDEKFYLVFEKINGGPLLTRIQEHICFSEHEASQIIKEIASGLDFLHKKGIAHRDLKPENILCVKTDSLCPIKICDFDLGSGIKFTTDISSPAATPQLLTPVGSAEFMAPEVVDLFVGEAHYYDKRCDLWSLGVIAYILLCGYPPFSGNCGEDCGWNRGENCRTCQELLFESIQEGHFSFPEAEWHDVSDEAKDLISNLLVKQAAKRLSAEAVLNHPWIRMCEHEPPANKHARRHKALQTPSNIRRNHQSAREISQFAESAMAVKRVVLQHFSMRYDYMKERPNIYQPSQAYMDAYSDENYNPKPPGHYTRNRSQRNPAASLCSYGGRMSSMHGQRANSRQSSRNASRNASAIYPNSGGFKTLNVHEEDDDDEALEAFGRIDDDDDDEWARSTREYQQRREMQQRQEALSEDHYRRQSGSEGDDVEDEDGENEDYQHYKHYWRELDEDEGDDYLYEQQQRVDDIVEEEEFEDEPKEETQADNLKLTKAYVEQVGETNVEKSKPQDDNGGYIREDLIMDNMDLEEKTQQSEFAKLTIMRKDAQKEENEIMQQHDEEKKEEIQQDDVDGAKKQGPSSDISATTITDNNKQQTPVMTTTHINNWQTGDAIEDDDVKLLDSISDLNEKLPEIYETANIVVNSAAVPAASTPAASATRPPTDNPAEDDSNVIKPTTAAEGTTMRTTFGQAAEEEKPVAQSHTAGHHSKTGRTVNFAPDAYQNDEDADIDEDDDYDEDEEEDLHEHSKQQLPSNAYTRKQRQLHQRYIVPRYQPADHVPQRQHTENWRYRTHHSQEQQPTADYRKYRPPFSTGGGGGHHGNQQRNYLGSFSHSGGAAGYKIAPMAPPMQPPPRHNSAGSSGSGSGSGGSPPSDEQSNIRNWRQDCVYARSCGMNQGPEQQRHNRSSGQRVPQQPRIGSGRFAHLQATQLMDELPDMRIGLSPPSESVLLQRRLRQQQRANDLSEYCEPATASG, translated from the exons atggtggagctggaggagcacaAGTCCGGGACAGCTGCCTCTGCTGCCAAtgcaagcaacaacaacaacaacaatcaccCCCGTGGATCTGGGGACAGCGGCATCCGGAGTAGCAGCGGCATTTCCTGCAGCAACACGGACAACAGCTGCAGCCAGAGTCAGTCAG ACGGACAGAATGAGCTGACGCGCTACAGCAGCGAGGACGTGTCGGGCAATGAGTCCAGCGAGGCGCCCAACATGACCGAGATGGAACGCCAGGCGGAGCTTAACAGGCACAAGGAGGAGATGCAGAAGAAGCGGCGCAAGAAACGCATCAGCTCCTCTCTACATTCGTCAACCTTTCAGG AGCTGTACAAGCTGACTGGCGAGATTCTTGGCGAGGGAGCCTACGCATCGGTGCAAACTTGCGTTAACATCTACACCGATCTGGAGTACGCCGTGAAGGTGATCGATAAGATACCGGGACATGCGCGTGCACGTGTATTTCGCGAAGTGGAGACATTCCATCACTGCCAGGGCCATTTGGGCATCTTGCAACTGATCGAATTCTTCGAGGATGACGAAAAGTTCTACCTGGTATTCGAGAAGATCAACGGTGGTCCATTGCTAACGCGCATTCAGGAGCACATTTGCTTTTCTGAGCACGAGGCTTCGCAGATAATCAAGGAGATCGCCTCCGGACTCGATTTTCTGCACAAGAAGGGCATTGCCCATCGTGATCTCAAGCCGGAGAATATTCTGTGTGTCAAGACGGATTCGCTGTGCCCAATCAAGATTTGCGACTTTGATTTGGGTTCGGGGATTAAGTTCACCACGGATATCTCGTCGCCAGCAGCCACTCCCCAGTTATTGACACCA GTTGGCAGTGCCGAGTTTATGGCTCCGGAAGTGGTCGATTTGTTTGTGGGCGAGGCACACTATTACGATAAGAGGTGCGATTTGTGGTCCTTGGGAGTCATAGCTTACATCTTGCTCTGCGGCTATCCGCCATTTTCGGGCAACTGTGGTGAGGATTGCGGCTGGAATCGCGGTGAAAACTGTCGCACGTGCCAGGAGCTGCTTTTCGAGTCCATACAAGAAG GACACTTTTCTTTCCCGGAGGCCGAGTGGCACGATGTCAGCGATGAGGCCAAGGATCTAATTTCTAACCTGCTCGTCAAGCAGGCTGCAAAACGCCTCAGCGCCGAGGCAGTGTTGAATCACCCTTGGATTCGTATGTGCGAGCACGAGCCACCGGCCAACAAGCATGCCAGGCGCCACAAGGCTCTGCAAACGCCCAGTAACATCCGACG CAATCACCAGTCGGCAAGGGAAATCTCGCAGTTTGCCGAATCTGCCATGGCCGTCAAGCGCGTGGTCCTACAGCATTTCTCGATGCGCTACGATTATATGAAAGAGCGTCCTAATATCTACCAGCCATCGCAGGCCTACATGGACGCCTATAGCGATGAAAACTACAATCCCAAGCCGCCGGGCCATTACACTCGCAATCGCTCGCAGCGCAATCCCGCTGCCTCCTTGTGCAGCTACGGAGGGCGTATGTCCTCAATGCACGGTCAGCGGGCTAATAGCCGTCAGTCTTCCCGAAATGCTTCTCGCAATGCATCTGCAATTTATCCGAATAGCGGGGGCTTTAAGACTTTAAACGTTCATGAGGAAGATGACGACGATGAAGCTCTCGAGGCTTTTGGCCGCAtcgacgatgatgatgacgatgagtGGGCGAGGTCAACGAGGGAATATCAGCAGCGGCGTGAGATGCAACAGCGCCAGGAGGCGCTTAGTGAGGATCACTATAGGCGTCAGAGCGGAAGCGAGGGCGACGATGTGGAAGATGAGGATGGAGAGAATGAGGACTATCAGCACTATAAGCATTATTGGCGCGAATTGGACGAGGACGAAGGCGACGACTATTTGtatgagcagcagcagcgcgtCGATGATATagtcgaggaggaggagttcgAGGATGAACCAAAGGAGGAAACTCAAGCTGACAATCTAAAGCTAACGAAAGCTTACGTGGAGCAAGTTGGCGAGACCAATGTGGAGAAATCGAAGCCACAGGACGATAACGGTGGGTATATAAGGGAGGACCTTATTATGGATAATATGGATTTGGAGGAAAAAACTCAGCAAAGCGAATTTGCTAAGCTCACCATAATGCGCAAAGATGCGCAGAAGGAGGAGAATGAGATAATGCAGCAGCATGATgaggagaagaaggaggaaATACAGCAGGATGATGTTGATGGGGCTAAGAAGCAAGGACCATCAAGTGATATTAGTGCTACTACCATCACCGATAATAACAAGCAGCAAACACCAGTTATGACTACTACACACATTAacaactggcaaactggcgaTGCAATTGAAGATGATGATGTTAAACTATTGGATAGTATTAGTgatttaaatgaaaagctaCCTGAAATTTATGAGACTGCAAATATTGTTGTCAACTCAGCGGCAGTGCCAGCAGCATCGacaccagcagcatcagcaacacGCCCACCAACCGATAACCCAGCGGAAGATGATTCGAACGTAATCAAACCGACAACTGCTGCTGAGGGGACAACAATGCGAACGACTTTTGGCCAGGCAGCTGAAGAGGAGAAGCCTGTAGCCCAATCCCACACCGCGGGTCACCACAGCAAGACCGGCCGCACTGTTAACTTTGCCCCCGATGCATATCAGAACGACGAGGATGCCGATATCGATGAGGACGACGACTacgatgaggatgaggaggaggatcTGCACGAGCACAGCAAGCAACAGCTGCCTTCCAATGCCTACACTCGGAAGCAGCGACAGCTGCACCAGCGGTACATTGTGCCACGCTACCAGCCTGCGGATCACGTTCCTCAGAGGCAGCACACCGAAAACTGGCGTTATCGCACCCATCATtcgcaggagcagcagccgaCAGCGGACTATCGCAAGTATCGCCCGCCGTTTAGCACCGGAGGCGGAGGTGGCCACCATGGCAACCAGCAGCGCAATTACTTGGGGAGCTTCTCGCACAGCGGCGGTGCCGCTGGTTACAAGATTGCTCCAATGGCGCCACCAATGCAGCCGCCTCCGCGGCACAACAGCGCCggaagcagtggcagtggcagcggcagcggcggaTCTCCGCCATCTGATGAGCAGTCGAACATTCGTAACTGGCGTCAGGATTGTGTTTACGCCCGCAGTTGCGGCATGAACCAGGGGCCGGAACAGCAGCGGCACAACCGTTCGTCGGGCCAGCGTGTCCCGCAGCAACCCAGGATTGGCAGTGGGCGCTTCGCCCACTTGCAGGCGACCCAATTGATGGATGAGTTGCCTGATATGAGGATTGGCCTTTCGCCGCCGAGCGAGAGTGTGCTGCTCCAACGGCGCCTACGCCAGCAACAGCGGGCCAACGATTTGTCCGAGTACTGCGAACCGGCCACCGCCAGTGGTTAG
- the LOC6537394 gene encoding probable serine/threonine-protein kinase MARK-C isoform X2: MLDGQNELTRYSSEDVSGNESSEAPNMTEMERQAELNRHKEEMQKKRRKKRISSSLHSSTFQELYKLTGEILGEGAYASVQTCVNIYTDLEYAVKVIDKIPGHARARVFREVETFHHCQGHLGILQLIEFFEDDEKFYLVFEKINGGPLLTRIQEHICFSEHEASQIIKEIASGLDFLHKKGIAHRDLKPENILCVKTDSLCPIKICDFDLGSGIKFTTDISSPAATPQLLTPVGSAEFMAPEVVDLFVGEAHYYDKRCDLWSLGVIAYILLCGYPPFSGNCGEDCGWNRGENCRTCQELLFESIQEGHFSFPEAEWHDVSDEAKDLISNLLVKQAAKRLSAEAVLNHPWIRMCEHEPPANKHARRHKALQTPSNIRRNHQSAREISQFAESAMAVKRVVLQHFSMRYDYMKERPNIYQPSQAYMDAYSDENYNPKPPGHYTRNRSQRNPAASLCSYGGRMSSMHGQRANSRQSSRNASRNASAIYPNSGGFKTLNVHEEDDDDEALEAFGRIDDDDDDEWARSTREYQQRREMQQRQEALSEDHYRRQSGSEGDDVEDEDGENEDYQHYKHYWRELDEDEGDDYLYEQQQRVDDIVEEEEFEDEPKEETQADNLKLTKAYVEQVGETNVEKSKPQDDNGGYIREDLIMDNMDLEEKTQQSEFAKLTIMRKDAQKEENEIMQQHDEEKKEEIQQDDVDGAKKQGPSSDISATTITDNNKQQTPVMTTTHINNWQTGDAIEDDDVKLLDSISDLNEKLPEIYETANIVVNSAAVPAASTPAASATRPPTDNPAEDDSNVIKPTTAAEGTTMRTTFGQAAEEEKPVAQSHTAGHHSKTGRTVNFAPDAYQNDEDADIDEDDDYDEDEEEDLHEHSKQQLPSNAYTRKQRQLHQRYIVPRYQPADHVPQRQHTENWRYRTHHSQEQQPTADYRKYRPPFSTGGGGGHHGNQQRNYLGSFSHSGGAAGYKIAPMAPPMQPPPRHNSAGSSGSGSGSGGSPPSDEQSNIRNWRQDCVYARSCGMNQGPEQQRHNRSSGQRVPQQPRIGSGRFAHLQATQLMDELPDMRIGLSPPSESVLLQRRLRQQQRANDLSEYCEPATASG, from the exons aTGTTGG ACGGACAGAATGAGCTGACGCGCTACAGCAGCGAGGACGTGTCGGGCAATGAGTCCAGCGAGGCGCCCAACATGACCGAGATGGAACGCCAGGCGGAGCTTAACAGGCACAAGGAGGAGATGCAGAAGAAGCGGCGCAAGAAACGCATCAGCTCCTCTCTACATTCGTCAACCTTTCAGG AGCTGTACAAGCTGACTGGCGAGATTCTTGGCGAGGGAGCCTACGCATCGGTGCAAACTTGCGTTAACATCTACACCGATCTGGAGTACGCCGTGAAGGTGATCGATAAGATACCGGGACATGCGCGTGCACGTGTATTTCGCGAAGTGGAGACATTCCATCACTGCCAGGGCCATTTGGGCATCTTGCAACTGATCGAATTCTTCGAGGATGACGAAAAGTTCTACCTGGTATTCGAGAAGATCAACGGTGGTCCATTGCTAACGCGCATTCAGGAGCACATTTGCTTTTCTGAGCACGAGGCTTCGCAGATAATCAAGGAGATCGCCTCCGGACTCGATTTTCTGCACAAGAAGGGCATTGCCCATCGTGATCTCAAGCCGGAGAATATTCTGTGTGTCAAGACGGATTCGCTGTGCCCAATCAAGATTTGCGACTTTGATTTGGGTTCGGGGATTAAGTTCACCACGGATATCTCGTCGCCAGCAGCCACTCCCCAGTTATTGACACCA GTTGGCAGTGCCGAGTTTATGGCTCCGGAAGTGGTCGATTTGTTTGTGGGCGAGGCACACTATTACGATAAGAGGTGCGATTTGTGGTCCTTGGGAGTCATAGCTTACATCTTGCTCTGCGGCTATCCGCCATTTTCGGGCAACTGTGGTGAGGATTGCGGCTGGAATCGCGGTGAAAACTGTCGCACGTGCCAGGAGCTGCTTTTCGAGTCCATACAAGAAG GACACTTTTCTTTCCCGGAGGCCGAGTGGCACGATGTCAGCGATGAGGCCAAGGATCTAATTTCTAACCTGCTCGTCAAGCAGGCTGCAAAACGCCTCAGCGCCGAGGCAGTGTTGAATCACCCTTGGATTCGTATGTGCGAGCACGAGCCACCGGCCAACAAGCATGCCAGGCGCCACAAGGCTCTGCAAACGCCCAGTAACATCCGACG CAATCACCAGTCGGCAAGGGAAATCTCGCAGTTTGCCGAATCTGCCATGGCCGTCAAGCGCGTGGTCCTACAGCATTTCTCGATGCGCTACGATTATATGAAAGAGCGTCCTAATATCTACCAGCCATCGCAGGCCTACATGGACGCCTATAGCGATGAAAACTACAATCCCAAGCCGCCGGGCCATTACACTCGCAATCGCTCGCAGCGCAATCCCGCTGCCTCCTTGTGCAGCTACGGAGGGCGTATGTCCTCAATGCACGGTCAGCGGGCTAATAGCCGTCAGTCTTCCCGAAATGCTTCTCGCAATGCATCTGCAATTTATCCGAATAGCGGGGGCTTTAAGACTTTAAACGTTCATGAGGAAGATGACGACGATGAAGCTCTCGAGGCTTTTGGCCGCAtcgacgatgatgatgacgatgagtGGGCGAGGTCAACGAGGGAATATCAGCAGCGGCGTGAGATGCAACAGCGCCAGGAGGCGCTTAGTGAGGATCACTATAGGCGTCAGAGCGGAAGCGAGGGCGACGATGTGGAAGATGAGGATGGAGAGAATGAGGACTATCAGCACTATAAGCATTATTGGCGCGAATTGGACGAGGACGAAGGCGACGACTATTTGtatgagcagcagcagcgcgtCGATGATATagtcgaggaggaggagttcgAGGATGAACCAAAGGAGGAAACTCAAGCTGACAATCTAAAGCTAACGAAAGCTTACGTGGAGCAAGTTGGCGAGACCAATGTGGAGAAATCGAAGCCACAGGACGATAACGGTGGGTATATAAGGGAGGACCTTATTATGGATAATATGGATTTGGAGGAAAAAACTCAGCAAAGCGAATTTGCTAAGCTCACCATAATGCGCAAAGATGCGCAGAAGGAGGAGAATGAGATAATGCAGCAGCATGATgaggagaagaaggaggaaATACAGCAGGATGATGTTGATGGGGCTAAGAAGCAAGGACCATCAAGTGATATTAGTGCTACTACCATCACCGATAATAACAAGCAGCAAACACCAGTTATGACTACTACACACATTAacaactggcaaactggcgaTGCAATTGAAGATGATGATGTTAAACTATTGGATAGTATTAGTgatttaaatgaaaagctaCCTGAAATTTATGAGACTGCAAATATTGTTGTCAACTCAGCGGCAGTGCCAGCAGCATCGacaccagcagcatcagcaacacGCCCACCAACCGATAACCCAGCGGAAGATGATTCGAACGTAATCAAACCGACAACTGCTGCTGAGGGGACAACAATGCGAACGACTTTTGGCCAGGCAGCTGAAGAGGAGAAGCCTGTAGCCCAATCCCACACCGCGGGTCACCACAGCAAGACCGGCCGCACTGTTAACTTTGCCCCCGATGCATATCAGAACGACGAGGATGCCGATATCGATGAGGACGACGACTacgatgaggatgaggaggaggatcTGCACGAGCACAGCAAGCAACAGCTGCCTTCCAATGCCTACACTCGGAAGCAGCGACAGCTGCACCAGCGGTACATTGTGCCACGCTACCAGCCTGCGGATCACGTTCCTCAGAGGCAGCACACCGAAAACTGGCGTTATCGCACCCATCATtcgcaggagcagcagccgaCAGCGGACTATCGCAAGTATCGCCCGCCGTTTAGCACCGGAGGCGGAGGTGGCCACCATGGCAACCAGCAGCGCAATTACTTGGGGAGCTTCTCGCACAGCGGCGGTGCCGCTGGTTACAAGATTGCTCCAATGGCGCCACCAATGCAGCCGCCTCCGCGGCACAACAGCGCCggaagcagtggcagtggcagcggcagcggcggaTCTCCGCCATCTGATGAGCAGTCGAACATTCGTAACTGGCGTCAGGATTGTGTTTACGCCCGCAGTTGCGGCATGAACCAGGGGCCGGAACAGCAGCGGCACAACCGTTCGTCGGGCCAGCGTGTCCCGCAGCAACCCAGGATTGGCAGTGGGCGCTTCGCCCACTTGCAGGCGACCCAATTGATGGATGAGTTGCCTGATATGAGGATTGGCCTTTCGCCGCCGAGCGAGAGTGTGCTGCTCCAACGGCGCCTACGCCAGCAACAGCGGGCCAACGATTTGTCCGAGTACTGCGAACCGGCCACCGCCAGTGGTTAG
- the LOC26535403 gene encoding uncharacterized protein LOC26535403, whose product MGITPQCSPIKNKIFVYFCRGTYKRKRKKPKLRLNHEFNYQNNYIYHSYAFFHVENDSRAFFITIGRSRLHHLDSFLVDERGELVRNGTSVYEYYTDFDCVYDRIYFLERLLKECLTQENSTQRNISHPDLMVLHFPQLKAPTYHAVSMGDSTLHLNWVIWLFGLVILICCCLK is encoded by the coding sequence ATGGGAATAACTCCACAGTGCTCGCCCATCAAAAATaagatatttgtttatttttgccgAGGCACATACAAAAGAAAGCGGAAGAAACCAAAACTGCGATTGAACCACGAGTTTAATTACcaaaataattacatataCCACTCGTACGCCTTTTTCCACGTGGAAAACGATTCTCGAGCTTTCTTCATTACGATCGGGAGAAGCCGGCTGCACCATCTAGATTCATTTCTAGTGGACGAAAGAGGCGAACTCGTTCGAAATGGGACATCAGTCTACGAATACTACACGGATTTCGACTGCGTCTACGACaggatttattttttagagaGGCTCCTCAAAGAATGCTTGACTCAGGAAAATTCCACGCAAAGGAACATTTCGCATCCCGATTTGATGGTTCTACACTTTCCCCAACTGAAGGCTCCAACCTACCATGCGGTGTCCATGGGAGATAGTACCCTGCACCTGAATTGGGTTATCTGGCTTTTCGGATTGGTTATACTTATTTGCTGCTGCCTGAAATAA
- the LOC6537395 gene encoding uncharacterized protein LOC6537395: MDSLENDQEELRHQPRVTLAYGSVATSSGAQENHSQYAMYYNQQRDPLSDSYMLMTPFLSSSQSHSHTHSPPTYTAMVPPRREESSGFEGMAGRCDKCSSLAGLCRCESVVASSSRYADSTQNQSQSEAQFLEQPSSSTTAVANPPAVHAIPRPKRKKTEPLTMEPESDNAGDAMVASDSGTWPAGAIEEHAMDSAAVVYELPSSSLQLSNSSFETAPSAVNAYDDVTSSASDTEHGQFAHTRTTNTTTTTSAVQAHKKKASRSSDASNASSSAVDTDATPSTSAQSRRRQVNHFSYRKARVLEPENESSDDGWDLRVHNPAPPTEPSVTIIRGSRGSVEPELGHTDHNYYNSRRAVAEAPPDSTYMRAASCSTATHTTRSVDYGSRIGQRPAATGSPSTTSEQEQEQHQQLQQVEDSINEELGLQQSPGQAMRSMYSVPVESRMSWSRARPSDDAVPPRKHARLELSGRSRSKLSSTNYNSFHPGRSRHRTYAEQESTSRRHHMPFPPSSTPTSNGSCVITYVGRPRESQPAVDLNLPSTSTGRRGSHETRADSVVLTAPDLQLDDWSSDDDDDDVVFVHSTREPILSIDLTSDDDGLATDMQLQRDRERGRERERERERDREPYRNDTQPNPEEPSDERRPMFDCAYTFPYARRTDRRTEANNDGTSAFAFYSGALADRAAISDHNYSYELDQLMDPGAGHFYPPRCSSMDPQRYFLPINESSMWMPGHPSAPQPPPPPMPPILLPDNSSTEAYLRHQQRNLTSTPTSSSSEQTPTQQSRHRRSSPANVYHRYHPYYYAITTLPTVVESDYPPSLQPHPHPHFQPTQGGSSRSSLSGALNAAAVAATAAAVQAQTFSDLLSQAHNEGRAAALEGNRTPPHAMVHSQQQQQRQSINPPAPAVVSNANLAAAVSPPPPLEMYSGRSTIPHCGSPPFSVRRSEAAYSNRQHYQPQPHQGHQAPQNQMHAHIHPPHRASAIVATSLTPAPPYPVHQNLWYRQQSMQEMHRRHMTPTPIDLSSNAPLLTSTLRNGYLHSICSCVHARNGPVSSLDPAYYPPYDAATAAAAPPPSPQQQSPATSEGASGSGAAQARMRHLQLQPQQQPQSQQSPPVMQHLHRQRAIHHHMFHHHYSPLHLEIGLAPLSLGSRILIGPPRPNRGATLETIERNTLPHKYRRVRRPSESDEDAEKCAICLTLFEIENEVRRLPCMHLFHTDCVDQWLVTNKHCPICRVDIETHMPNDALAPSSSGVTDAANSAAL; the protein is encoded by the exons ATGGATAGCTTGGAGAACGACCAGGAGGAGCTCCGCCACCAGCCGAGGGTCACCTTGGCGTACGGCAGTGTGGCCACCAGTTCCGGCGCACAAGAGAACC ATTCCCAGTATGCGATGTACTATAATCAGCAGAGGGACCCCCTTTCGGACAGCTACATGCTAATGACGCCGTTCCTCTCCAGTTCGCAGAGCCACAGTCACACTCATTCGCCGCCCACGTACACCGCCATGGTGCCGCCGCGTCGCGAAGAGAGCTCTGGATTTGAGGGCATGGCCGGGCGGTGTGACAAGTGCAGTTCGCTGGCCGGACTCTGCCGCTGCGAATCGgtggtggccagcagcagtCGCTATGCGGACTCCACACAAAACCAGTCGCAGTCGGAGGCTCAATTCTTGGAGCAGCCTTCCTCCTCCACAACGGCGGTCGCCAATCCGCCCGCTGTTCATGCCATTCCACGACCCAAGCGAAAGAAGACTGAACCTCTGACAATGGAGCCAGAGAGTGACAATGCCGGCGACGCGATGGTTGCGTCCGACAGCGGCACATGGCCAGCCGGTGCTATAGAGGAGCACGCCATGGACTCTGCGGCAGTCGTTTACGAGCTCCCCTCTAGTTCGCTGCAGCTGAGCAACAGCTCCTTCGAAACGGCTCCAAGTGCCGTAAATGCTTACGATGATGTGACATCTAGTGCCTCGGACACGGAGCACGGCCAGTTTGCTCATACGCGTACCACCAACACCACGACGACAACGTCGGCGGTGCAGGCTCACAAGAAGAAGGCTAGCCGCTCCAGTGATGCCTCCAACGCATCATCCAGCGCGGTAGATACGGATGCCACGCCGAGCACGAGTGCCCAATCGAGAAGGCGACAGGTTAATCACTTTTCTTATCGCAAAGCAAGGGTTTTGGAGCCGGAAAACGAGAGCAGCGATGACGGTTGGGATTTGCGCGTGCACAATCCCGCTCCACCAACTGAGCCCTCTGTGACGATTATCCGTGGTAGCAGGGGATCCGTTGAGCCGGAGCTAGGTCATACGGATCACAACTACTACAACAGTCGCCGCGCTGTGGCGGAAGCCCCGCCGGATAGTACCTACATGAGGGCAGCCTCCTGCTCCACGGCCACCCATACTACGCGTAGCGTGGATTACGGATCTCGCATTGGTCAAAGGCCTGCTGCAACGGGATCACCGTCCACAACCTCGGAGCAAGAACaggagcagcaccagcagctaCAGCAGGTGGAGGACAGCATTAACGAAGAACTAGGCCTCCAGCAGTCACCTGGCCAAGCCATGCGCAGTATGTACAGTGTTCCCGTCGAGTCTAGAATGTCATGGAGTCGTGCGCGTCCCTCTGATGATGCAGTACCGCCTAGAAAGCATGCGCGCCTGGAACTGTCCGGAAGGTCGCGTTCCAAACTGTCCTCAACGAATTATAATTCGTTTCATCCTGGAAGGAGCAGACACCGCACCTATGCGGAGCAAGAGAGCACTTCTAGGCGACATCATATGCCGTTCCCACCATCCTCGACGCCAACTTCAAACGGGTCTTGTGTGATTACCTACGTCGGCCGGCCGAGAGAGAGTCAGCCCGCCGTGGATCTTAATCTTccgtccacatccacaggAAGGCGTGGCAGCCACGAGACCCGTGCCGATTCTGTAGTCTTGACTGCACCAGACTTGCAGCTGGATGATTGGTCATcggacgacgatgatgatgacgtaGTATTTGTGCACTCCACTCGTGAGCCCATACTCTCGATCGATTTGACTTCAGATGACGATGGCTTAGCTACTGATATGCAACTGCAGAGGGATAGGGAGAGGGGCCGTGAAAGAGAGCGGGAGCGAGAAAGGGATCGGGAACCATATCGAAATGACACTCAACCCAACCCGGAGGAACCGAGTGATGAAAGGAGACCGATGTTTGACTGTGCTTACACATTCCCCTATGCCCGCAGGACAGATCGTCGCACCGAAGCGAATAATGATGGCACCtcggcatttgcattttatagtGGCGCTCTGGCTGATCGGGCTGCCATTTCGGATCACAACTACAGCTACGAGCTAGACCAGCTGATGGATCCCGGCGCTGGTCATTTTTACCCGCCCCGCTGCTCCAGCATGGATCCCCAGCGCTACTTCCTTCCGATCAACGAATCCTCTATGTGGATGCCAGGCCATCCCTCGGCTCCACAGCCACCGCCGCCCCCGATGCCACCTATCCTGTTGCCTGACAACTCTTCCACTGAGGCATATTTACGTCATCAGCAAAGAAATCTTACCTCCACTCCAACCAGCTCCTCCAGCGAGCAGACACCAACGCAGCAATCCCGTCACAGGCGAAGTAGTCCGGCGAATGTGTATCACCGCTACCATCCGTACTATTATGCAATCACAACGCTGCCAACGGTGGTGGAGTCGGACTACCCACCCAGTCTTCAGCCTCACCCTCACCCTCATTTTCAGCCCACTCAAGGTGGGAGCAGTCGCAGTTCTTTAAGTGGAGCTTTGAATGCGGCTGCAGTGGCAGCCACAGCGGCGGCGGTACAGGCACAAACTTTCAGTGATTTGCTCTCGCAGGCTCATAATGAGGGACGCGCTGCTGCATTGGAAGGCAATCGGACACCTCCACATGCCATGGTGCACtcccaacagcagcagcagcggcaatcCATTAATCCACCCGCGCCAGCAGTAGTATCGAATGCAAACCTGGCGGCAGCTGTTTCTCCGCCACCTCCGCTTGAAATGTATTCCGGACGGAGCACCATACCGCATTGCGGATCTCCGCCTTTTAGTGTGCGACGCTCTGAGGCTGCATATAGCAATAGACAGCACTATCAGCCGCAGCCGCACCAAGGCCACCAGGCACCGCAAAACCAGATGCACGCCCACATTCATCCCCCTCACCGGGCTAGCGCTATTGTGGCCACCTCGCTGACGCCGGCTCCACCGTACCCGGTGCATCAAAATCTGTGGTACCGTCAGCAAAGCATGCAGGAGATGCACCGTCGCCACATGACGCCCACGCCCATCGATCTTTCATCGAATGCTCCGCTCTTGACGAGCACGCTGCGAAACGGGTACCTGCATAGCATCTGCAGTTGTGTTCATGCTCGAAACGGTCCCGTTTCAAGCCTGGATCCCGCCTACTATCCGCCGTACGACGCCGCAACTGCAGCGGCTGCTCCTCCACCATCTCCGCAACAACAGTCGCCTGCTACATCCGAGGGTGCTAGTGGTAGCGGGGCAGCACAAGCGAGAATGAGACACCTGCAGCTTCAGCCTCAACAGCAGCCGCAATCCCAGCAATCGCCACCGGTAATGCAGCATTTGCACCGACAGCGGGCGATTCACCACCACATGTTCCACCACCACTACTCGCCGCTACATCTGGAGATTGGGCTGGCCCCCCTCTCTCTGGGCTCCCGTATCCTAATCGGACCACCTCGTCCAAACCGGGGAGCTACTTTG GAAACCATCGAGAGGAATACCTTGCCACACAAATATCGACGCGTACGGAGACCCAGCGAGTCGGATGAGGATGCCGAGAAGTGCGCCATTTGCTTAACCCTCTTTGAGATTGAGAACGAAGTTCG CCGCCTGCCGTGCATGCATCTATTTCACACGGACTGCGTGGATCAGTGGCTGGTCACGAACAAGCACTGCCCCATTTGTCGCGTCGACATCGAAACCCACATGCCAAACGACGCCCTTGCCCCCAGCTCCAGTGGAGTCACAGATGCCGCCAATTCCGCTGCCTTATGA